One region of Parambassis ranga chromosome 21, fParRan2.1, whole genome shotgun sequence genomic DNA includes:
- the pikfyve gene encoding 1-phosphatidylinositol 3-phosphate 5-kinase isoform X1 yields MACIANSDSVAFFKGRSSSDMAADDKSSSSNDWNVEPPVISPTSPSHLTHFKPLTPEQDEPPLRSAYSSFVNLFRFTSKEEGRPPSTASEKSDAPSPSPQSERRSWSSSPSHSVYSSRLHRKQHPEHLRRTSTASVDWPDGSRKSDTPLSNHDPRTAVQLRTALKRLKEIMEGKSQDSDLKQYWMPDSQCKECYDCNEKFTTFRRRHHCRLCGQIFCSRCCNQEIPGKFMGYTGDLRACTYCRRIALNYAHSADSGSIGEDLSALSDSPCSVCVLEPSEPRTPVGGRKASRNIFLEEDLTWQRKTPIGMRKNMIHQEPQNSGLTSRLTTLQEDVGKSPARKRSASVTNLSLDRSSSSMVPSYDSSVSPPSSRAMSTTKSGTKLDHSEEERKILLDSSQLKDLWKKICHNNTGMEFQDHRYWLRTYPNCIVGKELVNWLLRNGTISTRAQAIAIGQALVDGRWLDCVTHHDQLFRDEYALYRPLQSTEFSETPSPDSDSVNSLEGHSEPSWFKDIKFDDSDMEQLADDYTMPSSASPSKRTSVSSFQSVVDSDSAASINLNMEQNNVNFHIKKQSKYPHVPPVSEQKEFLLSEDGGQNIVISDAFIKESLFNRRVEEKAKEMLFTPLGWHHSSLDQLREENGEKKAMERLLSANHSHMMALLQQLLYSESLSLSWRDIIVPVVRQVVQTVRPDVRNCDDDMDIRQLVHIKKISGGRKFDSTVVNGFVCTKNIAHKKMNPYIKNPKILLLKCSIEYLYREETKFTCIDPIVLQEREFLKNYVQRIVDVRPNLVLVEKTVSRIAQDMLLEHGITLVINVKPQVLDRVSHMTQGDLVMSMDQLLTKPRLGTCHKFYVQPFTLANNEVKTLMFFEGCPPHLGCSIKLRGASEYELARVKDIIRLMVCVAYHSQLEISFLMDEFAMPPSLAQNMSFPCLLEGSTAEEEASGETAWTETNGDTQDKTAGSEESGGRPKDEESSSCLKKDGHVDIPQEELNPQSPTASVQEEEAAYMETQTSSPFSTPPAPPLSVSPPFLIEDDQEMGSDTLNAASEGETGETLGVEDGEGSETPTPKLFRDPLQDDTGMFVAEQVASSDDRLKSISAVFKQELKDIILCISPFITFKEPFLLTPAGIHCPSRDYFPEQVYLSPLLNKDFKELDGRRKRQLLKESAPSSQVQTNNGAQPKPIDILPSHSLTSTRIIEQLNSSQDLAKMLADYRAKGGRIRQKEGGDPFSAAANGQNRATDAPVKHPVKADSEEEKPSKQSDMSWTPKLDCLNPVNHQRLCVLFSSSSVQSSNAPNPCVSPWIVTMEFYGKNDLSLGVFLERYCFRPSYQCPSMFCETPMVHHIRRFVHGSGCVQIVLKELDSPVPGYQHTILNYSWCRICKQVTPVVPLSNDSWSMSFAKYLELRFYGHQYTRRANAEPCGHSIHKDYHQYFSYNQMVASFSYTSVRLLEICLPRPKIFIRNLGPSKNHLQQDVKDFSLKVTQVYSAIDDRLTSLKTDTFSKTREEKMEDLFAQKDMEEAELRSWIDKLQARLQVCGLDSPQQLQAVLDSLVMKKQSLCEMLQSWNSRLQDLFQQEKGRKRLSVPPSPGRHRPTNTEDSKSTLDASPRNPSPVVQNGEKEDRHLSALPSATLQLPSPGEPGAEPATPGPSSSEQDSVSIPEDVFDGHLLGSTDSQVKEKSTMKAILANFLPGNSYNPIPFPFDPDKHYLMYEHERVPIAVCEREPSSIIAFALSCKEYKTALDDLSKSSNTGGDEAQQVISSGESRVKSSPARPSESSSQQSRSGSEADLLKDTDSADKQKKQTLNPHIELQFSDANAKFYCRIYYAEEFHKMREEIMESSEEDFVRSLSHCVNWQARGGKSGAVFYATEDDRFILKQMPRLEVQSFLDFAPHYFTYITGAVQQKRPTALAKILGVYRIGYKNSQNNTEKKLDLLVMENLFYGRKMAQVFDLKGSLRNRNVKTDSGKESCEVVLLDENLLKLIHDNPLYIRSHCKAILRAAIHSDAYFLSSHLIIDYSLLVGRDDATDQLVVGIIDYIRTFTWDKKLEMVVKSTGILGGQGKMPTVVSPELYRARFCEAMDKYFLMVPDHWTSLGTNC; encoded by the exons ATGGCATGCATAGCAAACTCAGACTCTGTGGCCTTCTTCAAAGG cAGAAGTAGCAGTGACATGGCTGCTGATGACAAGTCCTCGTCCTCAAACGACTGGAATGTCGAGCCACCTGTCATCTCGCCCACCAGCCCATCCCACCTAACTCACTTCAAACCACTGACCCCTGAGCAGGATGAGCCGCCACTTCGCTCTGCATACAGCTCTTTCGTCAACCTGTTTCGGTTTACCAGCAAAG AGGAGGGACGTCCTCCCTCCACAGCCTCAGAGAAATCAGATGCTCCGTCCCCTTCCCCTcaatcagagaggaggagtTGGTCCTCCAGTCCTTCCCACTCAGTCTACAGCTCGAGGCTGCACAGGAAGCAACATCCTGAGCACCTCCGACGCACCTCCACTGCCtcag TGGATTGGCCAG ATGGCAGCAGAAAATCAGACACACCTCTGAGCAATCACGACCCTCGCACCGCTGTGCAGCTTCGCACTGCTCTGAAGAGGCTGAAGGAAATCATGGAAGGGAAGAGCCAG GACAGCGACCTGAAACAGTACTGGATGCCAGACAGCCAGTGTAAGGAATGTTACGACTGCAATGAGAAGTTCACCACCTTCCGCCGCAGACACCACTGCAGACTGTGTGGACAGATCTTCTGCAGCCGCTGCTGCAACCAGGAGATTCCTGGAAAGTTCATGGGCTACACAG GTGATCTGCGGGCTTGTACATACTGCCGTAGGATTGCGCTAAATTACGCTCACTCGGCCGACTCGGGCTCCATCGGGGAGGACCTGAGTGCCTTGTCTGACTCTCCCTGCTCCGTGTGCGTGCTCGAGCCCAGTGAGCCACGGACACCTGTGGGTGGGCGAAAAGCCAGCAGGAACATCTTCCTAGAAGAAGACCTGACCTGGCAgag AAAAACTCCTATTGGGATGAGAAAGAA TATGATTCACCAGGAGCCTCAGAACAGCGGCCTGACGTCAAGACTGACGACGCTGCAGGAAGACGTTGGAAAATCACCTGCAAGGAAGAG GTCTGCCAGTGTGACCAACCTGTCTCTGGATCGTTCCAGTTCCTCCATGGTTCCATCATACGACAGCTCCGTCAGCCCACCGAGCAGCCGAGCAATGTCCACGACCAAGAGCGGCACCAAGCTGGAccacagtgaggaggagagaaagatcTTACTG gATTCCTCTCAATTGAAGGACCTGTGGAAGAAAATCTGCCATAACAACACAGGAATGGAGTTCCAGGACCACAGATACTGGCTGAGGACTTACCCGAACTGCATTGTGGGAAAGGAGCTCGTCAACTGGCTGCTGAGGAATGGAACCATCTCCACCAG GGCTCAGGCTATTGCAATAGGGCAGGCATTAGTGGATGGTCGATGGCTCGACTGTGTCACCCACCACGACCAGCTGTTCAGGGACGAGTACGCCCTCTACCGCCCCCTGCAG AGTACAGAGTTCTCAGAAACACCTTCTCCAGACAGCGATAGTGTCAACTCCCTGGAGGGACATTCAGAGCCATCCTGGTTCAAGGACATCAAGTTTGACGACAGCGACATGGAGCAGCTCGCAGATGACTACACCATGCCTa gctcTGCTAGCCCCAGCAAGAGGACGTCGGTCAGCAGTTTCCAGTCAGTGGTGGACAGTGACTCAGCTGCTTCGATCAACCTCAACATGGAGCAAAACAATGTGAACTTCCACATCAAGAAGCAGTCCAAATATCCACATGTGCCTCCTGTCTCTGAGCAGAAAG AATTTCTCTTGTCTGAGGACGGAGGACAGAACATCGTCATCAGTGACGCCTTCATCAAAG AGTCTCTGTTCAACCGGCGTGTGGAGGAGAAGGCCAAAGAGATGTTGTTCACCCCACTGGGCTGGCACCACAGCTCCCTGGATCAGCTCAGAGAGGAAAACGGCGAGAAGAAGGCTATGGAGAGGCTgct CTCAGCCAACCACAGCCACATGATGGCgctgttgcagcagctgctgtacagtgagtctctgtctctgtcctggcGGGACATTATCGTTCCTGTGGTCCGACAGGTTGTCCAGACTGTACGGCCCGATGTCCGCAACTGCGATGATGACATGGACATCCGGCAGCTGGTCCACATCAAGAAG ATTTCTGGAGGCAGGAAGTTTGATTCAACGGTTGTGAATGGCTTTGTGTGCACCAAGAACATCGCCCATAAGAAG ATGAACCCTTACATCAAAAACCCCAAGATTCTGCTGCTCAAGTGCTCCATAGAGTACTTGTACAGGGAGGAGACCAAGTTCACCTGCATCGACCCCATTGTGCTGCAG gAGCGAGAGTTTCTGAAGAACTATGTGCAGCGCATCGTGGATGTCCGTCCAAACCTGGTACTAGTTGAGAAGACGGTGTCTCGTATTGCTCAGGATATGCTGTTGGAGCATGGCATCACGCTGGTCATCAATGTCAAACCG CAAGTCCTAGACAGGGTCAGTCATATGACGCAGGGCGACCTTGTGATGTCCATGGACCAGCTCCTCACCAAACCTCGTCTGGGAACCTGCCACAAGTTTTACGTGCAGCCATTCACGCTTGCGAACA ATGAAGTGAAGACTCTGATGTTCTTCGAAGGCTGCCCCCCACACCTTGGCTGTTCCATCAAGCTCCGAGGAGCATCAGAGTACGAACTGGCCAGAGTGAAGGACATCATCaggctgatggtgtgtgtggcATACCACTCACAGCTGGAGATTTCTTTCCTGATGGATGAGTTTGCCATGCCGCCCAGCTTGGCCCAGAACATGTCATTCCCCTGCCTACTGGAAGGCTccactgcagaggaggaggccagTGGAGAGACAGCATGGACAGAGACCAATGGAGACACCCAGGATAAAACAGCAGGGAGTGAAGAGTCAGGAGGACGACCAAAGGATGAAGAGTCCTCCAGCTGTCTTAAGAAAGATGGACATGTTGACATTCCACAAGAAGAATTAAATCCACAATCACCCACAGCCTCtgtccaggaggaggaggctgcctACATGGAGACACAGACCTCTTCGCCTTTTTCCACCCCGCCTGCAccacctctgtctgtctctcctccgTTCCTCATAGAGGATGACCAGGAGATGGGCTCAGATACTCTGAATGCAGCATCTGAGGGAGAGACAGGGGAGACGCTGGGTGTGGAGGACGGTGAAGGTTCAGAGACGCCTACTCCCAAGCTGTTCAGAGACCCGCTGCAGGATGACACAGGGATGTTTGTGGCTGAGCAGGTGGCTTCATCCGATGACCGGCTGAAGtctatttctgctgttttcaaGCAGGAGCTGAAAGACATCATCCTGTGCATCTCTCCCTTCATCACATTCAAAGAACCGTTCCTGCTCACACCTGCAGGCATCCACTGCCCGAGCAGGGATTATTTCCCTGAGCAG GTCtatctgtctcctctcctcaacAAGGACTTTAAGGAACTGGACGGACGGAGAAAGCGGCAGCTGCTTAAAGAGTCGGCACCATCCTCCCAAGTCCAGACCAACAACGGAGCTCAGCCAAAGCCCATCGACATCCTGCCATCTCACAGCCTTACCAGCACACGGATCATAGAGCAACTGAATAGCAGCCAGGACCTAGCCAAGATGCTGGCAGATTACAGAGCGAAGGGAGGCCGGATTCGGCAAAAAGAAGGCGGTGACCCTTTCAGTGCTGCTGCCAATGGGCAGAACCGTGCAACAGACGCACCAGTCAAACACCCAGTGAAGGCTGACAGCGAAGAGGAGAAGCCAAGCAAGCAGAGCGACATGAGCTGGACCCCAAAG CTGGACTGTCTGAACCCTGTCAACCACCAGAGGTTGTGTGTGCTcttcagcagctcctcagttCAGTCCAGCAACGCACCCAACCCCTGTGTCAGCCCTTG GATTGTAACTATGGAGTTTTACGGGAAGAATGACCTCTCCTTGGGTGTATTCCTGGAGCGATACTGTTTCAG gccatCCTATCAGTGCCCCAGCATGTTCTGTGAGACTCCCATGGTGCACCACATCCGGCGGTTTGTACACGGCAGCGGCTGTGTGCAGATTGTGTTGAAGGAGCTGGACTCACCTGTTCCTGGTTATCAGCACACAATCCTCAACTACTCCTGGTGCCGCATCTGCAAACAG gtgacGCCAGTGGTTCCTCTCTCCAACGACTCCTGGTCCATGTCGTTTGCCAAATACCTGGAGCTCCGTTTCTATGGACACCAGTACACCAGGCGGGCGAATGCAGAGCCATGCGGACACTCCATCCACAAAGACTACCACCAGTACTTCTCATACAACCAGATGGTGGCGTCCTTCAG CTACACGTCTGTGAGGTTGCTGGAGATCTGTCTTCCTCGTCCCAAGATCTTCATCAGGAACCTGGGACCTTCCAAAAACCACCTGCAGCAAGACGTGAAGGACTTCTCCCTGAA AGTGACTCAGGTGTATTCAGCCATTGATGACCGCCTCACCTCACTGAAGACCGACACCTTCAGTAAGACGCGAGAGGAAAAGATGGAAGACCTGTTTGCTCAGAAAGAC ATGGAGGAGGCGGAGCTGCGGAGCTGGATCGATAAGCTTCAGGCCCGTCTGCAGGTCTGCGGTCTGGATTctcctcagcagctgcaggctgtcCTCGATTCACTGGTGATGAAGAAACAGAGTCTGTGTGAGATGCTGCAGTCATGGAACAGCAG ACTTCAGGACCTGTTCCAGCAGGAGAAAGGCAGGAAGCGTCTGTCTGTCCCACCGAGTCCAGGCCGCCACCGCCCGACCAACACTGAGGACAGCAAG AGCACCCTGGACGCCTCCCCACGTAACCCCTCACCTGTGGTGCAGAATGGTGAGAAAG AGGACCGCCACCTCAGCGCGCTTCCCTCAGCCACCTTACAACTGCCATCACCAGGAGAGCCTGGAGCTGAACCAGCCACACCTGGCCCCTCTTCCTCTGAGCAGGACTCTGTCAGCATCCCTGAAg ATGTGTTTGACGGACACCTGCTGGGCTCCACTGACAGCCAGGTGAAGGAGAAATCCACTATGAAGGCGATCCTTGCCAACTTCCTCCCCGGAAACAGCTACAACCCCATCCCCTTCCCATT CGATCCAGACAAGCATTACCTGATGTACGAACACGAGCGCGTCCCCATTgccgtgtgtgagagagagccgAGCTCCATCATCGCCTTCGCTCTAAG CTGCAAGGAGTACAAAACGGCACTGGATGATCTGTCAAAGTCATCAAACACAGGAGGAGACGAGGCTCAGCAGGTCATCAG CAGTGGGGAGAGCCGAGTTAAGAGTAGTCCCGCTCGGCCCAGCGAGTCGTCGTCACAGCAGAGTCGCAGCGGCTCAGAGGCCGATCTACTCA AGGACACAGACTCAGCAGATAAACAGAAGAAACAGACACTGAACCCACACATCGAGCTGC AGTTCTCCGATGCTAATGCCAAGTTCTACTGTCGGATCTACTATGCCGAGGAGTTCCATAAGATGCGAGAGGAGATCATGGAAAGCAGCGAGGAGGACTTTGTCCGCTCTTTGTCGCACTGCGTCAACTGGCAGGCCCGAGGAGGAAAATCCGGAGCCGTTTTCTATGCGACTGAAG ACGATAGGTTCATCCTGAAGCAGATGCCTCGACTAGAAGTCCAGTCCTTCCTGGACTTTGCCCCTCATTACTTCACCTATATCACTGGAGCCGTGCAGCAGAAG CGTCCGACTGCACTGGCAAAAATCCTTGGTGTTTACAGGATCGGATACAAGAACtcacagaacaacacagagaagaaaCTGGACCTTCTTGTCATGGAGAATCTCTTCTACGGACGCAAGATGGCTCAG GTGTTTGACCTAAAAGGTTCTCTGAGGAACCGAAATGTAAAGACGGACTCAGGGAAGGAGAGCTGCGAGGTGGTTCTGCTGGACGAAAACCTGCTGAAGCTGATCCATGATAATCCGCTCTACATCCGCTCCCACTGTAAGGCCATCTTGCGCGCTGCCATCCACAGCGACGCCTACTTCCTGTCCAGTCACCTCATCATTGACTACTCGCTGCTGGTGGGGCGAGACGATGCCACAGACCAGCTGGTGGTCGGGATCATTG ATTATATTCGCACATTTACGTGGGACAAGAAGCTGGAAATGGTCGTTAAGTCCACTGGAATTCTGGGAGGTCAAG ggaAGATGCCCACCGTTGTTTCTCCAGAGCTGTACCGAGCTCGCTTCTGCGAGGCAATGGACAAATACTTCCTGATGGTTCCGGACCACTGGACCAGCCTGGGAACAAACTGCTGA